A window of Candidatus Lokiarchaeota archaeon genomic DNA:
AGCAGCTCCTTGGGTAAGACGCCCTGCTATCTGCTCAAGAGAATCATGACATTTCTCAATAAACAGAATCAGCAATAACGTTAAGAGAGAATCAAGTGGACAGACTAATGATGGTAATGGCGGATATTGAGACCTGGAAGGAGTCTTCGTTCGAAGAGAAATACGGCGCAATGATGGAAGGTATGTCCGAGGAACAACAGAGGAAACGTGCAGAGGACGTACTTCATCTCTGTCGATGTGATAGATGTCCAACAAATACCGATAAAGAGGAACTAGATGCAGTATATTGCACTCTTAGAAAGGGTAAGGAAACTCGTGAGGAAAAGGGATGCCTTTGCGAAGACTGCCCAATCACAAAAAACGATGAGTTTACGCTGAGAATACTACTCCATTCGTGGTTCAGCAGTCCAGCTATCAGATCTGGCAACAGATGACGGGTGCCAGGTGAAATCGTCAGCTCCCTTTTTTCATATGGCTGCGAAGTGAATCCGACAAATAGCAGAAAAAATCTCTCATCTTATGATTCTTCTGGGGGGTATTCAAGACACTTGTTTAATTCGTTCACCCCTTGGGTGCAGGAACCTCGATTTGGTACCGTTCGTTGAAAATCCGATTCATGAACAACCGAGCAACGAAGAAACCACAGATAACCAGACAGAGGAATATCATGATGAAAATAATGACTTGGTAGAAAGCCGCGGCTACAGGGTTCATGCCTCCCGCAATCAATCCACTCATCAGGCCAGGAATACTAGCCAAACCGAGTGCCGCGTATCTATTGAGATTGGGCAAGAAGCTCGCTCGAATTGCTTCTGTAACAGTCGCATCGATTGCCTGCTTAGGTGAAGCACCCAAGGATAGAGCCGTTTCGAGCAGATTTCGTTCCTTCTGTGCGTTGGACCACATCCGTTCAATCACTAGACTTGTTGTACCCATAGCGTTGCCCCCCAGCATACCTCCCATTGGGATAATGAACTCGCCTATCGGTTTGATAACCCCAATAGCGACTGAAATCAACATTACGAGAAGGGTGGGGATGGTGATGCTCGGTACAGCAACCTTAAGCACACCAGGAATTTCATCGAGATTGGTACTCGCAGTGTGACCGGCCGCAATACACATGATAGTCAGTACACCAAAAATCAACCAGAGATTCTGCAATGCAAAGAGCTCGAGCAGTATGAAACCCATGATAATGATTTGTATCGTACCTCGCACAGTGCCAATCAGTAGCTTCTCTTCGATACCAAGCCCCTGCCACCTGCTGATAATCACGAGGAGGGCAAGAAGGACTAGTGCTATGAGGTAACGCTGAGCCGCATCGACAATCTCCGGTGGAATTGAATTGAGGAAATCCAGTATCAGGTTGAAATTGAATTGCATCTTTACTCCCTCATCTCCAATTCAATGACGCGCTCCGTGAATCGTTCCGATTGTTCACGGTTGTGGGTGACGATAAGAACACCAATCTGGCGTTCCTCAATGATGCTGTTTATACTTGCCTCAACAGCAAGAGTTGATTTCTCATCCAGAGCAGAAGTTGGCTCATCAAGTAGAAGCACACAGGGTTCCAATAACAGGGCTCGTGCAATAGCAATGCGTTGCTTTTCGCCTCCAGAAAGATTCTCCCCTGTTCGGTCCATCATGTCAGGATCCAGATTGACCTCTTTGAGAACATCCTCAAGTTCTTCTTCGGGAGCAGAGCGATTATGTATCTTCAACCCCCATAGCAGGTTCTTTCGTACAGTGCCAGGAAACATGCTGGCCTGCTGTGGAACAAGAATCATGCATGTTCGCAGCTCAGTGGGATTCCACTCAGTTACATCCTTGCCCTGAAAGAGGATTCTTCCTGTAACAGGATCTTCTAGATTGTTGGCAATGCGGAGAAGAGTACTCTTCCCCGAGCCACTGGGTCCAGTTATTCCTATAGTTTCGTTTTCGTGTAATACGAAACTCAAATCCTCAAAGAGAATATTGTCATCGTATCTCATTGATACGTCGATGAATTCTAGAACCACATCTGATGACATTTCGCCTATCGCCACATACAAGGACAATTCCAACCAGTACTTATTCCTATTCATACAATATGTCGAGAAAGCCCATTCTGATAGTGCAGGATAATAATCAAATCGACATAGCCAGAACTTCGAAATCTACACATACCTAGATATACTAATCCTAGTGACAAGCTTCGATTTTTTATCTCGAAGACGAACCACGGACAGGTTTACGCGGTCGAAGAGCACTCTGATTGTAGTTTATGCGAAGCTTAGGCAGAAAATACAGTAGCTAGTAGAGCATTTGCTGCTCCGAAGGAGGAAAAAAAGGATGTTAACAATTGGAGAGAAATTCCCGGAAATGCAACTCGATACGACTCATGGCGAGGTGAAGCTACCGCATCATTACAAAGGGAAGTGGTTCATACTCTTTGGCCACCCAGATGATTTTACACCTGTGTGCAGAACAGAGTTCGCGGCTTTTGCCAAAAGGCACGATGAGTTCAGAAAACTCAACACAGAACTCATTGGCTTAAGCGTTGATAGCACAATCAGCCATATGAAGTGGGTCGAATGGATTGAAGACAATCTAGGAGAGAAAATCGAATACCCAGTTATAGGCGACCCAATGGGCACTGTATCTGACACGCTTGGTTTGATTCACGCTCAATCAAGCACAGAGACGGTCCGTGCAGTCTATATTGTGGATCCAGAATAGACCATCCGTGCAATTCTCTTTTACCCGCTTGAACTGGGAAGGAACATGGACGAATTTCTGAGAATGGTGAAGGCCTTCCAGGTAGGTGGCGAATACAAGGCCGCTATACCGGCGAACTGGCCCAACAACGAAATCGTAGGTGAACACGTGATTGTTCCGCCGCCAGGTTCCATGAAAGAGGCCAAAGAGCGGATGAAGGAGTATGACTGCTTCGACTGGTGGCTATGCCACAAAGAAGTCCCCAAGAAAGAAGCTGAAGAAGCAAGGAAATACTTGGAACGAGCTGTCAAAGTTCCCGAATGATTTGAACAGTCTATCAGGAACGAAGGCCTAAGAGGTAACAGGATTAGAAACCAGGCAGAGATTCTCTGTCTGGCCCCATATTTTATCAGGACAACATTTTCAGTGAAAGCGAGGATACACCTTGACTAGGTATACTAAGGGTGCTCAACATGAGCGAAAGGTAAGGGACATCCTTGAGGCCAAGGGGTTCGAAGTTGTTAGAGTAGCTGGGAGTGGCGGAAGAGGTGGAGATCCCGATCTTCTTGCCTGGGATGATGAGCAAGGTTTCAAAATCGAAGTCAAGGCAATCCAGGGATTCACGAGAACCAGAGCACAGAGGATTCTCGAGGAGATGAAACCGGGCACCAAAGCTCACATGACGCCTGTCGTTATCTGGAGGAATTACTCTGTTTACAAGGGGGATGGGCTCTATGATGTTGCGCCCAAGCGCCTGAGATGGCTTGTTGAATCTGAGAGACT
This region includes:
- a CDS encoding ATP-binding cassette domain-containing protein, which translates into the protein MNRNKYWLELSLYVAIGEMSSDVVLEFIDVSMRYDDNILFEDLSFVLHENETIGITGPSGSGKSTLLRIANNLEDPVTGRILFQGKDVTEWNPTELRTCMILVPQQASMFPGTVRKNLLWGLKIHNRSAPEEELEDVLKEVNLDPDMMDRTGENLSGGEKQRIAIARALLLEPCVLLLDEPTSALDEKSTLAVEASINSIIEERQIGVLIVTHNREQSERFTERVIELEMRE
- the fetB gene encoding iron export ABC transporter permease subunit FetB → MQFNFNLILDFLNSIPPEIVDAAQRYLIALVLLALLVIISRWQGLGIEEKLLIGTVRGTIQIIIMGFILLELFALQNLWLIFGVLTIMCIAAGHTASTNLDEIPGVLKVAVPSITIPTLLVMLISVAIGVIKPIGEFIIPMGGMLGGNAMGTTSLVIERMWSNAQKERNLLETALSLGASPKQAIDATVTEAIRASFLPNLNRYAALGLASIPGLMSGLIAGGMNPVAAAFYQVIIFIMIFLCLVICGFFVARLFMNRIFNERYQIEVPAPKG
- a CDS encoding DUF2769 domain-containing protein, with the protein product MMVMADIETWKESSFEEKYGAMMEGMSEEQQRKRAEDVLHLCRCDRCPTNTDKEELDAVYCTLRKGKETREEKGCLCEDCPITKNDEFTLRILLHSWFSSPAIRSGNR